A genomic segment from Triticum dicoccoides isolate Atlit2015 ecotype Zavitan chromosome 1A, WEW_v2.0, whole genome shotgun sequence encodes:
- the LOC119291317 gene encoding probable ubiquitin-conjugating enzyme E2 24 isoform X1: MTKCGIAGLADMDLFVIDSDSESYSGTSDSEDQECEFTDHAQSILSSLDESIGKIDDFLTFERGFLHGDIVCPVSDPSGQLGRVVGVEMFVDLETYSGDIIEDVNSKQLSRVRSFVSGDCVVMGPWIGRVIRAFDLVTVVFSDGAKCEMLLRDSEVLKPIPPFIFEDAPYFYYPSQRVRIVHPSVSKSGTWLSGSWRASRDEGVVSHVDVGLVHVNWITSVANVWGDRSSSPPNFQDPKNLTLLSCFPYANWQLGDWCTLSAGHDGSLPSEDRKCSRYSQTYVVAKTKSTFDVLWQNGSISLGLEPYILAPVSTPGDHDFWPGQFVLEKLAVEEAAERQRIGIVRNVDALERTVNVKWIVPVDDDIVRYGSDPTEETVSAYELVEHPDFSFCTGEVVIRSALNIDKSEADLTHGTMTVSRKSLDTSSGFLSCIGNVLGYKDDGIEVQWASGVISKAQHFEIIGLERLLDNSLESVNEVHTSVDDEAEQETNHHESTKNALEESGEDCTGSLRNAFYFSKTAFDFLTNVASSFFGAHDSTSSSSITTDPQYQIVKSADLHSSAEEFSVVELVMQTEKPQLPSENDVKIFDVVVDCSDHHFVKERGHENVKRGWLKKIQQEWTILQNDLPDDIHVRVYEERMDLLRACIVGAAGTPYHDNLFFFDIFFPPDYPHEPPSVHYHSGGLRLNPNLYETGKVCLSLLKTWAGTGNEVWNPEGSTVLQLLLSLQALVLNEKPYFNEAGYDKFVGKADGEKNSITYNENAFLLSCKSMMYILHKPPKHFENFVKEHFTCRAPHILEACNAYLGGDLVGHARDSTYISDDGCKSCSTGFKIMLGKQLPKLVAAFSEAGIACGQ, from the exons ATGACAAAATGTGGTATTGCAGGGCTTGCAGACATGGATCTGTTTGtaattgattcagacagtgagtcatACAGTGGAACGAGTGACAGTGAGGACCAAGAATGTGAATTTACAGACCATGCACAGAGCATCTTATCAAGCTTGGACGAGAGCATCGGCAAGATTGATGATTTCCTTACTTTTGAAAGAGGCTTTCTTCATGGGGACATAGTCTGCCCTGTGTCTGACCCCTCAGGTCAGTTGGGCcgcgttgttggggttgaaatgttTGTGGACTTGGAGACATACTCTGGTGATATAATAGAAGATGTCAACAGCAAGCAGCTTTCAAGAGTGAGATCCTTTGTCTCTGGTGACTGCGTGGTTATGGGACCATGGATTGGGCGGGTGATCAGGGCATTTGACCTGGTCACCGTTGTGTTCAGTGATGGGGCAAAGTGTGAAATGCTGTTAAGGGACTCTGAGGTACTGAAGCCCATTCCTCCATTCATCTTTGAAGATGCACCTTATTTTTATTATCCAAGTCAACGCGTGAGGATTGTTCATCCCTCCGTGTCCAAGTCAGGAACATGGTTGTCTGGATCATGGAGGGCCAGCCGAGATGAAGGTGTTGTGTCTCATGTTGATGTGGGGCTGGTGCATGTGAACTGGATAACCTCTGTGGCAAATGTTTGGGGTGACCGATCATCAAGTCCACCAAACTTTCAGGACCCAAAGAATCTCACTTTGCTGTCATGCTTCCCTTATGCTAACTGGCAGTTGGGTGATTGGTGCACCCTCTCTGCTGGTCATGATGGAAGTCTCCCAAGTGAAGACCGTAAGTGTTCTCGATATTCTCAAACTTATGTTGTTGCTAAGACAAAGAGCACTTTTGACGTTCTATGGCAAAATGGAAGCATATCTCTTGGGCTAGAACCTTATATCTTGGCTCCTGTTAGCACCCCCGGTGATCATGATTTTTGGCCAGGGCAATTTGTTCTGGAGAAACTGGCAGTAGAGGAAGCTGCTGAACGTCAGCGGATTGGGATAGTGAGAAATGTGGATGCACTTGAGCGGACTGTAAACGTAAAATGGATTGTTCCAGTGGATGATGACATTGTCAGATATGGAAGTGACCCCACTGAGGAGACAGTGAGTGCTTATGAGCTAGTAGAGCACCCAGATTTCTCTTTTTGCACTGGGGAAGTCGTTATCAGATCAGCTCTGAACATCGACAAGTCTGAAGCAGATCTCACCCATGGAACCATGACAGTTAGCAGGAAAAGTTTAGATACCTCCTCCGGCTTCTTGTCATGCATTGGCAATGTTCTTGGGTATAAGGATGATGGAATTGAAGTACAATGGGCTAGTGGTGTGATATCCAAG GCACAGCATTTTGAAATAATTGGATTAGAAAGACTTCTAGATAATTCACTAGAATCTGTGAATGAGGTGCATACTTCTGTCGACGACGAGGCTGAGCAGGAAACAAATCACCATGAGAGTACTAAG AATGCCCTGGAAGAGTCTGGTGAAGACTGCACTGGTTCATTGCGCAATGCTTTCTACTTCTCCAAAACAGCTTTCGATTTTCTGACAAATGTGGCTTCTAGTTTCTTTGGTGCTCATGATTCTACATCATCTAGCTCA ATTACTACAGATCCTCAGTATCAAATTGTGAAGTCAGCAGATCTGCATTCATCTGCAGAAGAATTTTCCGTTGTGGAGTTGGTGATGCAGACCGAGAAGCCACAGTTACCTTCAGAAAATGACGTAAAAATATTTGATGTTGTGGTGGACTGTTCTGATCATCATTTTGTGAAGGAACGTGGCCACGAAAAT gttaaaAGAGGTTGGCTGAAGAAGATACAACAGGAATGGACAATCTTACAAAATGATTTACCAG ATGATATCCATGTTAGAGTTTATGAGGAAAGGATGGACCTTCTGAGGGCTTGCATTGTTGGGGCAGCTGGAACGCCTTATCATGATAATTTATTTTTCTTTGATATTTTCTTCCCGCCGGATTATCCTCATGAACCACCT TCCGTTCACTATCACTCCGGAGGCCTCCGCCTCAACCCAAACTTGTACGAAACCGGCAAAGTATGCCTAAGCCTTCTGAAGACATGGGCAGGGACTGGTAATGAGGTGTGGAATCCGGAGGGCTCGACTGTTCTTCAACTGCTGCTATCTCTTCAGGCTCTTGTTCTCAACGAGAAGCCTTACTTCAATGAGGCGGGCTACGACAAATTTGTGGGGAAAGCTGACGGGGAGAAGAACTCCATCACGTACAACGAGAATGCTTTCTTGCTGTCTTGCAAGTCCATGATGTACATTTTGCACAAACCACCAAAG CATTTTGAAAATTTCGTCAAGGAGCACTTCACTTGCCGCGCGCCGCACATCCTGGAAGCCTGCAACGCATACCTCGGCGGCGATCTCGTCGGTCATGCTCGCGACAGCACGTACATATCAGATGATGGCTGCAAGAGCTGCTCGACCGGATTCAAGATCATGCTTGGCAAGCAACTGCCGAAGCTCGTCGCCGCCTTCTCCGAAGCCGGGATCGCCTGTGGCCAGTGA
- the LOC119291317 gene encoding probable ubiquitin-conjugating enzyme E2 24 isoform X2 encodes MDLFVIDSDSESYSGTSDSEDQECEFTDHAQSILSSLDESIGKIDDFLTFERGFLHGDIVCPVSDPSGQLGRVVGVEMFVDLETYSGDIIEDVNSKQLSRVRSFVSGDCVVMGPWIGRVIRAFDLVTVVFSDGAKCEMLLRDSEVLKPIPPFIFEDAPYFYYPSQRVRIVHPSVSKSGTWLSGSWRASRDEGVVSHVDVGLVHVNWITSVANVWGDRSSSPPNFQDPKNLTLLSCFPYANWQLGDWCTLSAGHDGSLPSEDRKCSRYSQTYVVAKTKSTFDVLWQNGSISLGLEPYILAPVSTPGDHDFWPGQFVLEKLAVEEAAERQRIGIVRNVDALERTVNVKWIVPVDDDIVRYGSDPTEETVSAYELVEHPDFSFCTGEVVIRSALNIDKSEADLTHGTMTVSRKSLDTSSGFLSCIGNVLGYKDDGIEVQWASGVISKAQHFEIIGLERLLDNSLESVNEVHTSVDDEAEQETNHHESTKNALEESGEDCTGSLRNAFYFSKTAFDFLTNVASSFFGAHDSTSSSSITTDPQYQIVKSADLHSSAEEFSVVELVMQTEKPQLPSENDVKIFDVVVDCSDHHFVKERGHENVKRGWLKKIQQEWTILQNDLPDDIHVRVYEERMDLLRACIVGAAGTPYHDNLFFFDIFFPPDYPHEPPSVHYHSGGLRLNPNLYETGKVCLSLLKTWAGTGNEVWNPEGSTVLQLLLSLQALVLNEKPYFNEAGYDKFVGKADGEKNSITYNENAFLLSCKSMMYILHKPPKHFENFVKEHFTCRAPHILEACNAYLGGDLVGHARDSTYISDDGCKSCSTGFKIMLGKQLPKLVAAFSEAGIACGQ; translated from the exons ATGGATCTGTTTGtaattgattcagacagtgagtcatACAGTGGAACGAGTGACAGTGAGGACCAAGAATGTGAATTTACAGACCATGCACAGAGCATCTTATCAAGCTTGGACGAGAGCATCGGCAAGATTGATGATTTCCTTACTTTTGAAAGAGGCTTTCTTCATGGGGACATAGTCTGCCCTGTGTCTGACCCCTCAGGTCAGTTGGGCcgcgttgttggggttgaaatgttTGTGGACTTGGAGACATACTCTGGTGATATAATAGAAGATGTCAACAGCAAGCAGCTTTCAAGAGTGAGATCCTTTGTCTCTGGTGACTGCGTGGTTATGGGACCATGGATTGGGCGGGTGATCAGGGCATTTGACCTGGTCACCGTTGTGTTCAGTGATGGGGCAAAGTGTGAAATGCTGTTAAGGGACTCTGAGGTACTGAAGCCCATTCCTCCATTCATCTTTGAAGATGCACCTTATTTTTATTATCCAAGTCAACGCGTGAGGATTGTTCATCCCTCCGTGTCCAAGTCAGGAACATGGTTGTCTGGATCATGGAGGGCCAGCCGAGATGAAGGTGTTGTGTCTCATGTTGATGTGGGGCTGGTGCATGTGAACTGGATAACCTCTGTGGCAAATGTTTGGGGTGACCGATCATCAAGTCCACCAAACTTTCAGGACCCAAAGAATCTCACTTTGCTGTCATGCTTCCCTTATGCTAACTGGCAGTTGGGTGATTGGTGCACCCTCTCTGCTGGTCATGATGGAAGTCTCCCAAGTGAAGACCGTAAGTGTTCTCGATATTCTCAAACTTATGTTGTTGCTAAGACAAAGAGCACTTTTGACGTTCTATGGCAAAATGGAAGCATATCTCTTGGGCTAGAACCTTATATCTTGGCTCCTGTTAGCACCCCCGGTGATCATGATTTTTGGCCAGGGCAATTTGTTCTGGAGAAACTGGCAGTAGAGGAAGCTGCTGAACGTCAGCGGATTGGGATAGTGAGAAATGTGGATGCACTTGAGCGGACTGTAAACGTAAAATGGATTGTTCCAGTGGATGATGACATTGTCAGATATGGAAGTGACCCCACTGAGGAGACAGTGAGTGCTTATGAGCTAGTAGAGCACCCAGATTTCTCTTTTTGCACTGGGGAAGTCGTTATCAGATCAGCTCTGAACATCGACAAGTCTGAAGCAGATCTCACCCATGGAACCATGACAGTTAGCAGGAAAAGTTTAGATACCTCCTCCGGCTTCTTGTCATGCATTGGCAATGTTCTTGGGTATAAGGATGATGGAATTGAAGTACAATGGGCTAGTGGTGTGATATCCAAG GCACAGCATTTTGAAATAATTGGATTAGAAAGACTTCTAGATAATTCACTAGAATCTGTGAATGAGGTGCATACTTCTGTCGACGACGAGGCTGAGCAGGAAACAAATCACCATGAGAGTACTAAG AATGCCCTGGAAGAGTCTGGTGAAGACTGCACTGGTTCATTGCGCAATGCTTTCTACTTCTCCAAAACAGCTTTCGATTTTCTGACAAATGTGGCTTCTAGTTTCTTTGGTGCTCATGATTCTACATCATCTAGCTCA ATTACTACAGATCCTCAGTATCAAATTGTGAAGTCAGCAGATCTGCATTCATCTGCAGAAGAATTTTCCGTTGTGGAGTTGGTGATGCAGACCGAGAAGCCACAGTTACCTTCAGAAAATGACGTAAAAATATTTGATGTTGTGGTGGACTGTTCTGATCATCATTTTGTGAAGGAACGTGGCCACGAAAAT gttaaaAGAGGTTGGCTGAAGAAGATACAACAGGAATGGACAATCTTACAAAATGATTTACCAG ATGATATCCATGTTAGAGTTTATGAGGAAAGGATGGACCTTCTGAGGGCTTGCATTGTTGGGGCAGCTGGAACGCCTTATCATGATAATTTATTTTTCTTTGATATTTTCTTCCCGCCGGATTATCCTCATGAACCACCT TCCGTTCACTATCACTCCGGAGGCCTCCGCCTCAACCCAAACTTGTACGAAACCGGCAAAGTATGCCTAAGCCTTCTGAAGACATGGGCAGGGACTGGTAATGAGGTGTGGAATCCGGAGGGCTCGACTGTTCTTCAACTGCTGCTATCTCTTCAGGCTCTTGTTCTCAACGAGAAGCCTTACTTCAATGAGGCGGGCTACGACAAATTTGTGGGGAAAGCTGACGGGGAGAAGAACTCCATCACGTACAACGAGAATGCTTTCTTGCTGTCTTGCAAGTCCATGATGTACATTTTGCACAAACCACCAAAG CATTTTGAAAATTTCGTCAAGGAGCACTTCACTTGCCGCGCGCCGCACATCCTGGAAGCCTGCAACGCATACCTCGGCGGCGATCTCGTCGGTCATGCTCGCGACAGCACGTACATATCAGATGATGGCTGCAAGAGCTGCTCGACCGGATTCAAGATCATGCTTGGCAAGCAACTGCCGAAGCTCGTCGCCGCCTTCTCCGAAGCCGGGATCGCCTGTGGCCAGTGA